The following nucleotide sequence is from Candidatus Poribacteria bacterium.
GGAACGCCTCTGGACGTGCTGCGAGTCGACGGCGGAGCCGCCGCCAACGACTTCCTGATGCAGATGCAGGCGGATTTGCTGGGAACCCCCGTCGAGCGTCCGTCCGTCATCGAGACGACGGTGATGGGAGCCATTCTGCTCGCGGGGATCGGTTCCGGCGTGTGGAGCCCGTCGGATGCGCGCGCGAGGTGGCGCGTCGAGCGTCGGTTCGAGCCCGAAATGGAGGCGTCGGAACGGGCTCTCCGCCGCAACGAGTGGCGCGACGCCGTGGCGCGCCTTACAGCGGGCTCCGCCTAGCGTCCCGTCGTCATCGGCTGGTGGCAGACCCTCATCCTAGCCTTCTCCGACAAGGGGAGAAGGAACCGCCCTCCCCTCGCGGGAGAGGGTCGGGGTGAGGGGGATACGACCGTAACGAGGCAACCCGCCAAACCGCTAGGAAGCGGCGAGCGATGCAGCTCAAGTCGCGCTACATCCTGATCGTCAACCTCGTCATCCTCGTCACGATGACGATCTTCTTCGTGCTGGATGACTACCGGATGCAAGGTTCCCACCTGGAAGCCGTGCAACGGGGCACGACGGACGGCGTTCTGGCTCGCCCCATCCTGGAACGCATCCGAGACGACGTCCAATCGCTCATCAGCCCGGACAAACAGATCGAGCAGCTTCGCATGGAACTGCGCACGATGCGCGATCTGCCGGAAATGCGCGACGTCCTCGAAGTGCGCCTGACGCTCTCGATCGAACAGCCGAAGGTGATCGCCTCGCTCACCGGCGAGTCCGAAGGCACGTTCCTGACGCTCAGCCAGCAGGATTGGGCGATCCTGACTCAGTACACGCAGAGCTCCCAGGGCGAGACGGCGCGCATCGTCGCAGGAATGCAGCGCTACCGAGGGAAATGGGCGACGCGCCTGGTGACGCCCTACACCTGGTGGGCGGAGGTCGCCATCCCCGACGGGCAGCAGTCCGACGCGCCGGAGTACTACCTGGCGGCGGGCTTGATCGAAGTGCTCCTCGACTCCAGCGAGGTCGCGTCCTACTGGCAATCGTTCCGACTGATCCACCTGCTCTACGTCCTCGTGTTCGCCCTGACGGTGACCGTATTCGTGGATATGGCGACCAACCGGATGGTGCTCCGCCCGCTGGAGCGGCTCGCCGACATCGTCCGACGGGGCGAGGAGGGCGAGGTGGACACACGCGCCATCTTCCCCACGAACGAGGTAGGCAGGATCAGCGAAACGCTGACTCAGATGCTCGCCACGATGAAGCGGCTCCACGACGAGCGTGTGACGAACCTCAAGCGGCTCGCCAACGGCGTCGCGCACGAGATTCGCAATCCCCTCAACAGCATCTCCATCTCCGTCCAGTACCTGCGTGAGTTGCTGGAGTCCGACAAGCTCTCAGCCGATCAGCGCGCCGACGCTCAGGAGATGCTCCAGATCGTCTTGCAGCAGGTGACCGAGCTGAACCGGATCACGACGCAGTTCCTGAACCTGACCCGTCCCGCGCGCCTAGAGCTCGAAGCCGTCTCTCTGCACGATCTGCTGGAGCGCCTCGTGAGCGAAGTGGCGCCCCAGGCGAAAGAGGCGGGCGTTCAGGTCTCCTGCGACTTCGACCCCGCTGTCGGCGACATCTGGCTCGACGTTGATCAGTTCCGAAGCGCCATCTACAATCTCGTCCAGAATGCGCTCCAGGCGATGCCGACGAGCGGTTCGCTCTTCTTGAGCACCCGCACGCGGGCTCGTCATGTCGTCGTCGAGGTGCGAGACACGGGCAAGGGCATGGCGCCCGAAATACAGGAACGCATCTTCGATCCGTACTTCACGACGCGCGAGCAGGAGGGCGGGCTGGGTCTCGGATTGACCCTCGCCCAGAGCGCGATCTTCGCTCACGAAGGCACGATCCAGGTCCGCAGCCAGCCGGGAGTCGGCACGGCGTTCACGATCAGTCTACCGATGATGCCCAGCGGACAGCGGGCGGAAGGAGCCTAGCGCCCCATGCCGAGAGTCCTCGTTGTGGATGACGAAGCGGGTCAGCGAATCCCCCTGGAACGCTCCCTCCGCAACGCCGGCTACGAAACGGAATCCGCCGCCAACGGGGCGGAAGCCCTAGAAGCCATCCAGAGCCGACCCGTCGATCTCGTCGTCACCGACGTGCGGATGCCCGGCATGGACGGTCGGGAACTGCTGCGCCGCATCCGCGAAATCGACGCGGCGTTGCCGGTCATCGTCATCACCGCCTACGCGGAGCTCCGCGACGCCGTCGAGCTGGTGACGCACGAGGGGGCGTCGTACTACATCGAG
It contains:
- a CDS encoding HAMP domain-containing protein, which codes for MQLKSRYILIVNLVILVTMTIFFVLDDYRMQGSHLEAVQRGTTDGVLARPILERIRDDVQSLISPDKQIEQLRMELRTMRDLPEMRDVLEVRLTLSIEQPKVIASLTGESEGTFLTLSQQDWAILTQYTQSSQGETARIVAGMQRYRGKWATRLVTPYTWWAEVAIPDGQQSDAPEYYLAAGLIEVLLDSSEVASYWQSFRLIHLLYVLVFALTVTVFVDMATNRMVLRPLERLADIVRRGEEGEVDTRAIFPTNEVGRISETLTQMLATMKRLHDERVTNLKRLANGVAHEIRNPLNSISISVQYLRELLESDKLSADQRADAQEMLQIVLQQVTELNRITTQFLNLTRPARLELEAVSLHDLLERLVSEVAPQAKEAGVQVSCDFDPAVGDIWLDVDQFRSAIYNLVQNALQAMPTSGSLFLSTRTRARHVVVEVRDTGKGMAPEIQERIFDPYFTTREQEGGLGLGLTLAQSAIFAHEGTIQVRSQPGVGTAFTISLPMMPSGQRAEGA